Proteins from one Candidatus Polarisedimenticolia bacterium genomic window:
- a CDS encoding DUF444 family protein, with the protein MILRIEQDHHRFKQIIRGKIKQDLRKYISRGEMIGRRGKDLISIPLPQISIPHFVHGRRQAGGVGQGEGDVGTVLGAAEPEEGSGQAGDAPGQHLLEVEVTLDELAEMLGEELELPRIEPRGRKNIVTEKYRYTGIAPTGPESLRHFRRTYKEMMKRSLASGTYRRPGALPFIIREDKRYRTWRPTILPETTAAVIYMMDVSGSMGEEQKEIVRIESFWIDTWLRHHYKGLEIRYIIHDAEAREVDQETFYHTRESGGTVISSAYRLALEVTRTDYPAQEWNVYCFHFSDGDNWSQGDTQECIRLLREELLPGVNLFAYGQVESPYGTGQFLLDLKEAFAEEEAVALSKIESKEAIHQSIKEFLGRGR; encoded by the coding sequence ATGATTCTTCGCATCGAGCAGGACCACCACCGCTTCAAGCAGATCATCCGCGGCAAGATCAAGCAGGACCTGCGCAAGTACATCTCGCGCGGCGAGATGATCGGGCGCCGCGGCAAGGACCTCATCAGCATTCCCCTGCCCCAGATCTCCATCCCCCACTTCGTGCACGGCCGGCGCCAGGCCGGCGGCGTGGGCCAGGGAGAGGGCGATGTCGGCACGGTCCTGGGGGCGGCGGAGCCCGAGGAGGGCAGCGGGCAGGCGGGCGACGCGCCGGGCCAGCACCTGCTCGAGGTGGAGGTCACGCTCGACGAGCTGGCGGAGATGCTCGGCGAGGAGCTGGAATTGCCGCGCATCGAGCCACGCGGCCGCAAGAACATCGTCACGGAGAAGTACCGCTACACCGGCATCGCACCGACCGGCCCCGAGAGCCTGAGACATTTCCGCAGGACCTACAAGGAGATGATGAAGCGCTCGCTCGCTTCCGGGACCTACCGGCGGCCGGGGGCGCTGCCCTTCATCATCCGCGAGGACAAGCGGTATCGCACCTGGCGGCCCACCATCCTGCCCGAGACGACTGCGGCGGTCATTTATATGATGGATGTCTCGGGATCGATGGGCGAGGAGCAGAAGGAGATCGTCCGCATCGAGTCGTTCTGGATCGACACCTGGCTGCGCCATCACTACAAGGGGCTGGAGATCCGCTACATCATCCACGACGCGGAGGCGCGCGAGGTGGACCAGGAGACCTTCTACCACACGCGCGAGAGCGGCGGCACCGTCATCTCCAGCGCCTACCGGCTGGCCCTCGAAGTGACCAGGACCGACTACCCCGCCCAGGAATGGAACGTCTACTGCTTCCACTTCTCGGACGGCGACAACTGGTCGCAGGGCGACACGCAGGAGTGCATCCGGCTGCTGCGCGAGGAACTGCTGCCCGGAGTGAACCTGTTCGCCTACGGCCAGGTCGAGAGCCCCTACGGCACCGGCCAGTTCCTGCTGGACCTGAAGGAGGCCTTCGCGGAGGAGGAGGCGGTCGCGCTGTCGAAAATCGAGAGCAAGGAAGCCATCCATCAGTCGATCAAGGAATTCCTCGGGAGGGGACGTTGA